The Bombus terrestris chromosome 4, iyBomTerr1.2, whole genome shotgun sequence genome has a window encoding:
- the LOC100648742 gene encoding E3 ubiquitin-protein ligase RNF8, protein MEGSKIGKRTTLDDSAENLHAPTLIRINNQNYIPHSIHIDKNEFRIGRARDNDEIILNAVISRKHCILKCEEDEWTIKDVSSSATFVNDVPVVSGQSKKIYEGDVIQFSESEEFKYLFTLDVKYRHKVKKPKLDEQVLDNVLVKKSKLDKQILDNVLVEPKTFAENQECQKKVLKDKLQMKQTEQDKLKQQLEQLLKQQNVTKKNAEDFTKQITTLEKKIEYGDVQEQYLKYRYTELLEKLKNERVEFEKKLNEEKQKWQKALSVSKLEKGILEMKMKEQMEKWREEQQTEWKNVMENKVKEEKSIQAQLLNEKLILEEKLKIAEKALKEQEVKVGTVENNVAGSSKNFSDSCIFLEIMDNPSEYQIIDTIDLTNTTQLTINTEEEESVLNKVNDIMDEQLTCSICSELFVKATTLNCMHTFCHHCIHLWIKKKKECPVCRALISSMNISIAIDNFIESILENLSTQLKERRTRIIKERQALECKRKDHCKTTVRRK, encoded by the exons ATGGAAGGTTcaaaaataggaaaaaggacAACATTGGATGATTCAGCTGAAAATCTACACGCACCTACTTTAATAAGAATTAATAATCAGAATTACATTCCTCATAGTATTCACATTGATAAAAATGAG TTTAGAATAGGTCGTGCAAGAGATAATGATGAAATCATTTTGAATGCAGTAATATCTAGAAAGCATTGTATTTTAAAATGTGAAGAAGACGAGTGGACTATTAAAGATGTAAGTTCTTCTGCTACATTTGTTAATGATGTTCCGGTAGTATCTGGTCAGAGTAAAAAAATCTATGAGGGAGATGTTATACAATTTAGTGAATCTGAAGAATTTAAATATCTATTTACCCTTGATGTTAAATATAGACACAAAGTTAAAAAGCCTAAGCTAGATGAACAGGTATTAGACAATGTTCTAGTTAAAAAGTCTAAGCTAGATAAACAGATATTAGACAATGTTCTTGTAGAACCGAAAACATTTGCAGAAAATCAAGAATGTCAAAAAAAAGTTCTTAAAGACaaattacaaatgaaacaaACGGAACAAGATAAACTAAAACAGCAATTAGAGCAACTTTTAAAGCAGCAAAATGTTACGAAAAAGAATGCTGAAGATTTTACAAAACAAATTACAAcattagaaaagaaaatagaatatgGTGATGTTCaagaacaatatttaaaatacaggTATActgaattattagaaaaattgaaaaatgaacgagttgaatttgaaaagaaattgaATGAAGAGAAACAAAAATGGCAAAAAGCATTAAGTGTAAGTAAGCTTGAGAAAGGAATAttggaaatgaaaatgaaagagcAAATGGAAAAGTGGAGAGAAGAACAACAAACTGAATGGAAAAATGTGATGGAGAATaaagttaaagaagaaaaaagtataCAAGCTCAACTGTTAAATGAAAAGTTAATTTTAGaggagaaattaaaaatagcagaaaagGCTTTAAAAGAACAAGAAGTTAAAGTAGGAACAGTAGAAAATAATG TTGCAGGGTCTTCCAAAAATTTCAGTGAtagttgtatatttttagaaattatgGATAATCCTTCAGAATATCAAATTATAGATACAATAGATTTAACAAATACTACTCAGCTTACTATAAACactgaagaagaagaaagtgtACTTAATAAAGTCAATGATATAATGGATGAACAACTAACTTGTAGTATATGTTCAGAATTATTTGTGAAAGCAACAACATTAAATTGTATGCATACATTTTGTCATCATTGTATACACCTATggatcaaaaagaaaaaagaatgtcCAGTGTGTAGAGCACTAATATCATCAATGAATATATCAATAGCTatagataattttattgaaagtattttagaaaatttatctaCTCAATTGAAGGAAAGAAGAAcaagaattataaaagaaagacaag CATTGGAGTGCAAGAGAAAAGATCATTGCAAAACTACTgtgagaagaaaataa